AGGTTTTCCTCGGTGTGCTGACGCCTTGCCGACCTGGGTCGGGCCTCACGCGCGGGAGGAGGCACGGGTGTAAGGGCGGGTGGGGAGGATAGGGGAACGGGGAAAGGAGGGGCGGGAGGGAAAGAGGGGGCTAAATCGGCTGAAACGCGTTTCACTGTTTCATGCGTTACATGCGTTTCATCGGTTTCAGGCAGAACAGAGGAAAGAGGTGCATCATCGGGTAATGATGTTTTGCACTGTTCGACTTCAGAGGAAGTAGGAGCTTCTAAAGGAGAGGCCTGGCGTTTCGCCTCGCGGTGCTTGCGCACGCGCTCGGTGGAGGAGGCTGCGGAGGTGCGTCGGTCCAGGAGAGGGCGTACGAGGAAGCCGCCGTTTTTGGAGATTCGCACCTCGCAGCCGTATTCGGCCGCGACCTGGGCGGCGACCTTCAGCAAGGCTGGGAGGTCGAGGGGAAGAGTCAGCATGGGGGAAGCTATTCGGCGCTTTTTGCATGTGCAAGGGAGTGCCACCCCGACTTGGGCTAAGTGGCGAAAAAAAGTTTGGGGGGTGTGGGGAGCGAGGGGGAGATCCATCGTCATGCGGCCAAGGCAGGACGGAACCCCGTTGGGGTTCGCCGGGGAGTCGATGAGGGTGGTGACGTGACCCAGGGTTGTGCCAACCCTAGGCTGAATGACGTAAGCCCGTTGGGCTTGGGGAAATGGGGCTGTTCGTGGAAGTGGGATGGGCGTGAGTTTTCGGGGGGGGCTTACTGGCTTCGATATCTCTCAAACCTCCACGCCCTGGCGGGCGCAGCTACCCGTGGCTGCTCGCGCCAGCGAGTGGGCGAGGTTTCTCCTGGCTTCGATATCTCCCAAACCTCCACGCCCTGGCGGGCGCAGCCACGTGGTGCTCGCGCCAGCGAGTGGGCGGATGGTCTTGTGTTTTCAGGGGTTTTACCGCGTTCGACCCGCAGTTGCAGGCAGGAGTGCCCGCATCACTTGATCCTCGCAAACCCCACGCCCTGGTGGGCGCAGCCACATTGCCCTGGCGGGCGCGGCCACGTGCTGGGTCGGACGGGGCTTTCTTGGGGCGGACATCGCCGCAGTCGCGGGACAGGGAGTGCCCACGGTACTTGGGGCGCGGGCACGTGCTCTGATACGGCTTACGCGCCGGTGGAATTTCGGGGTGGCGATTTCAGCTTTTGGGTGCAGCCGCAGCCTCCGCCGCAACCGCTTTTTTTGCGGTTGAGGATGCAGCGGGTGAGGAAGATGACTGCGGTGAGGAGTACCACAGCGGGGGCGGCCCAGGATTGCCAGTCATTCATCATATCGAGTTGGACGGGTGGAAGGGCGGGACTGTTGAGTTATAAAAACAACCGTCAGTAGCCCAGGGCGGTGCCGACCTGGTAAACGGCCAGTGACAGGAGGTAGGCGGTGCCGGTCATGAATCCGAGCTGGAACCACATCCAGCCCCAGCTTCCGGTCTCGCGTTTGACGATGGCCATGGTGCTGATGCACTGCATGGCGAAGACGTAAAAGACGAGCAGGCTGATGCAGACGAGAGGGGTATAGACCAGGGTGCCATCGGGGCGGCGTTCCTCGCGGATGCGGTCACGCACGGGCATGAGGTCGTCATCTTCCTCAGCCTGGACGGCATAGACGACGGACATGGTATTGACGAAAACTTCACGGGCGGCAAAGCTGCCGATGAGGCCGATGCCGATCTTCCAGTCGTAGCCGAGGGGTTTGATGACAGGCTCGATGAAATGTCCGGCGCGGCCGGCGAAGCTCTGGGCTAAGTGCTGGGAGCTGAGGGCGGCCAGCTCAGTGCGGGCGGCGACAAGCTCAGGATTTGCGGGGGCTTCGGCTTCCGCTTCGAGGGTGGTATCGCTCTCAGGCCGGGGGCCGGGTTTGGAGAGGGATTCATTGATGACGTCAGCCTTTTCATCTTCCTGGCCAGCGGCTTCTTCCAGCGCGGCAATTTTTTCTTCCAAAGCAGCAGCCCGGTCGCCCAGGGAGTGATCCTTCGGATAGGTGGAGGCGGCCCAGATGAGGATGGAAATGCCGAAGATGATGGTGCCAGCACGCACCAGAAAGACCTTCGCCCGCTGCCAGACGAGTAGGAGGATGGACCCCAGCGCGGGCATTTTATAGGAGGGCATCTCCAGGATCATGGGGGCATTGGTGCCGCGCATGATGCCTTTATTGAGAACCCAGGCGAAGAAGAAGGCACCAAAGGTTCCCAGGGCATACAGGCCGACCATGACGCCTGCCTTGGCCAGATCCGAAACGGTATCCGGCATGAAGGCACTGATGAGGAGCACGTAAACGGGGATACGAGCGGAGCAACTGGCGAAGGGCACCACCAGGATGGTGATGAGGCGGTCCTTTGGGCTGTCGATGGTGCGCGTGGCCATGACGCCTGGGATGGCGCAGGCATAGGAGCTGAGGAAGGGGATGAAGGCCTTTCCATTGAGGCCGACGACGCTCATCATGCGGTCCAGGATGAAAGCCATGCGGGCCATGTAACCGGTATCCTCCATGATGCCGATGAAGAAGAAGAGGATCAAAATCTGTGGCAGGAAGATGACTACCCCGCCGACTCCGGCGATGGCTCCCTGGACGATGAGATCCCGCAGGTCCCCCGGTGGCATGAGGTCCGTGACCCAGCCGCCGAGTGCGCCGAAGCCGGTATCAATCCAGTCCATGGGGCCTTCAGCCACCTTGAAGATGAGGTAGAAAAGGAACACCAGGAAGGCGAGAACGGTGATGCCGCCGAAGATGGGGTGGAGAAGGAAGGCATCCAGCTTTTGGGTCAAAGTGGGCAGTTCCTGCTCAGGCCGCTGGAGCACCTGCTGGGTCAGTTTTTCGATCTCAGCGTAGCGGTCAGCCACGAGCTGGTCCTCCCAGCCGGGGTGGGCAGCATTCAGGGCCTCGCGTCCGCGCTGGATCTGGCCCAGGTGGGCATCCAGGATACCGGCGTGCAGGGGATCGTGGTCGGAAAGGAGGTAAAGTGGCTCCAACAGCGTGGTTTTGTCATGCACGGCCTGCGTCAGCAGGAGCTCGGCACGGGTGGTCTGCAAGGCGGCGCGGATGTCATCCGGCAGGGGGGCGGACTGCCAGCGGGGGAGGGGGATGTCCTCGCGGCTGATGGCAGCCTTTAGCTCGATGAATCCGGTGCCGCTGGTGGCCTGCATGGGCACGACGGGCACGCCGAGTTCTTCAGAAAGTTTTTTGACATCAATGCGCCACTCCTTGGTCTTGGCGATGTCCATCATGTTTAGCACCAGGACGGTGGGCAGGCCCAGCTCCAGCACCTGAGTGAGGAGGTAAAGATTCCGCTCCAGGTTGGCTGCATCGGCGATGAAGACGACGCGGTCCGGCCGGGGGGTGTCCGGGCGGCGGCCCAGGAGGACATCCCGCAGCACGGCTTCATCCGGACTGCGGGCATTTAGGCTGTAGGCACCGGGCAGGTCAATGAGGCGCAGTTTTTTGCCATGCTGGCTGTAGCATTCGCCGATCTTTTTTTCGACGGTGACACCGGGGTAGTTGCCCACCTTTTGGCGCAGGCCGGTGAGGTGGTTGAAGACGGTGGTCTTCCCGGAATTGGGGTTGCCGACGATGGCCAGCAGGGGCGATTCAGCGCTCATGCCAGGGTGATGGAAATGTCTGCCGCCTCGTGGTTGCGCATGGCCAGATGGGAGCCGCGCACGGTGATTTCGATTGGCTCGCCCAGGGGGGCGCGGCGGACCATGGTGACTTTGGCACCGGGGGTCAGGCCCAGTTCACGCAAGCGGGTAAGCCCGGCCCGGCCAGTGGGCATGGACTGAATGATGCCGGTCTGGCCAATGGGGAGTTTGGAAAGTGTGGAGGTGGCGTGCATGGTGCTATTGAGACGCGCTTGCAGGGATGAACGCTAGAGGGGGCGGGAACCTTTGCAACCTGCGGGTATTGATTTATGCGCGCGGATTTTGAGCCTGGCTTGCGGGCGGGTTTGAAATGAGGCGCATTTGACTCCATGAATGGGGCTGGATGCCCACACGCCTGATCACTGCCTTTGTTCTCCTCTTTCTCCACGCTCCGCTGGTGGTGCTGATGGTGAATTCAGTGAACGGATCGCGCTTTGGCGGGGAGTGGGAGGGCTTTACCTGGAAATGGTATGAGCGGCTGTGGGAGGCGGATGAGGTGTGGGAATCCCTCTGGCTGACTTTAAAAATCGCCGTGCTGTCCAGCCTGGCGGCGATGGTGCTGGGGACCCTGGCGGCCTGGGTACTGCATCAGTTTCGCTCCCGGTTACAAACGGTGCATCAGGGGCTGGTGACGCTGCCGCTGGCGCTGCCGGATCTGCTGATGGGCATGTCCCTGCTGGCTCTTTTCGTGGCGCTGGGGGTGGAGACGGGGATGATGACCATCTGGATCGCCCATGTGACTTTTTGTGTGAGCTATGTGACGCTGGTGGTACTAGGGAGGTTGCAGGATTTTGATTTCACCCTGCTGGATGCGGCGCGGGACCTGGGGGCCTCGCGCGGGCAGACGGTGAGGCGGGTTTTGCTGCCGTTACTGCTGCCGGGGATCCTGGCGGGCGGGCTGCTGGCTTTCACCCTGTCCATGGATGATTATGTGATCACCTTTTTTGTGTCAGGACCGGGGACCACGACGCTGCCGCTGCGTGTGGCGAGCATGATGAAAACAAGCCGTAACCTGCCGGTGATCAATGCCCTGAGTACACTGATGATCATCGCCACTTTCCTCCTGGCCGCGGCGAGTTTCCGCCTTCAGCGAAGCAGGGGGCACTGAGGCAAGTGGCAGGCGGTGAAACTTTTCGCGTGCCCCAGGGGCCAGCCGTGTCTATTCATGAGCCACTTATGAAGCATTATATTTGGGATTCCTATTTCGTGGAACTGTTCGACGCCTGCGTGGATGAATACGATGAGGGCAACACCGACTTCGAAAGCTGGTTCAGCGATGAAGACCAGGATTTCCTGAAGGCCATCGGCTGCCGTGAGCGGGAGTTCTTTGATTTCGTGGAAGACAACGTGAGCTCCGCTGGGGAGGACCCGACGGCCATCACGGCACTGCTGGTGGCAGGGGTGCGCCGGGATTATTTCCTGACCGTCCAGAAGGGCGTCTCTAGCACGACGGTCATTGTGCCTTCGGAACTGCCTGCAAAGACGGCGGATCTCGCAGGATTCGTCTGGCTGCCCCGCATCATCGCGAAGGCCCGCGCCAAACTGAAAGGTGAGATGGACCCAGACACGATGTTCTGCTGCGGTGGCGACCGGGCGTTTTTGTCCAAACATGACATTCATCCGGCCGACTTCCTGCGTGTGGTCTGGGCGGCGCATGATGACGATCAAAAAATCGTGGATTACGTCAAATCCCGTCAGGCCTGATCCCAGGTCGGCGAATGAAAAGCCATGGAACTGTTTCGTGAACAACTGCTGCTGCTGGTGACGGTGCCGGTGATCTTGGGGGCCATCCTCCTGGAGATCATCGTCACTCATTTCCATGGCATCCGCGCTTATACTAAGCGGGAGACGCTGACGAATTTTTACATGGCGGCCCTGAATGGCAGCCTGGATCTGCTGCTGCGGGCGGTGCTGGTACTGCCTCTGCTGCTGTGGTGCTGGAACCGCCGGGTGATGGATCTGGAGCAGGGGTGGGTTTACTGGATCGCCCTGTTTCTGCTGCAGGATCTGGCGTATTACGTTCTGCATTTTGTGGATCATCACTGCCGCCTGTTTTGGGCCGTGCATGTGACGCATCATTCCTCGGAGGAGTTTAACCTGACCACGGGTTTTCGTTCCTCCGTGTTCCAGCCGGTGTATCGCACGTTTTACTTTCTGCCCATTGCCTGGCTGGGGTTTGAGCCGCTGGACATCCTCTTCATGTATGCGGCCACGCAGATCTATGGCAGCCTGATTCACACCGAGCGCATCCGTTCGATGGGCTGGCTGGAGCATGTGCTGGTGACGCCCAGCCACCATCGCGTGCATCATGCCTCCAATGGCCGGTATCTGGATAAAAACATGGGCATGTGCCTCATCGTGTGGGACCGGCTTTTTGGTACTTTTCAGGCGGAACTGCCGGAGGAACCCGTGCGTTACGGCCTAACCAGAAAGATCGAGGACCGGGGCCCGGTGAACATTGTCCTGCATGAATGGCGGGACATGTGGGCGGAT
The DNA window shown above is from Prosthecobacter fusiformis and carries:
- the feoB gene encoding ferrous iron transport protein B produces the protein MSAESPLLAIVGNPNSGKTTVFNHLTGLRQKVGNYPGVTVEKKIGECYSQHGKKLRLIDLPGAYSLNARSPDEAVLRDVLLGRRPDTPRPDRVVFIADAANLERNLYLLTQVLELGLPTVLVLNMMDIAKTKEWRIDVKKLSEELGVPVVPMQATSGTGFIELKAAISREDIPLPRWQSAPLPDDIRAALQTTRAELLLTQAVHDKTTLLEPLYLLSDHDPLHAGILDAHLGQIQRGREALNAAHPGWEDQLVADRYAEIEKLTQQVLQRPEQELPTLTQKLDAFLLHPIFGGITVLAFLVFLFYLIFKVAEGPMDWIDTGFGALGGWVTDLMPPGDLRDLIVQGAIAGVGGVVIFLPQILILFFFIGIMEDTGYMARMAFILDRMMSVVGLNGKAFIPFLSSYACAIPGVMATRTIDSPKDRLITILVVPFASCSARIPVYVLLISAFMPDTVSDLAKAGVMVGLYALGTFGAFFFAWVLNKGIMRGTNAPMILEMPSYKMPALGSILLLVWQRAKVFLVRAGTIIFGISILIWAASTYPKDHSLGDRAAALEEKIAALEEAAGQEDEKADVINESLSKPGPRPESDTTLEAEAEAPANPELVAARTELAALSSQHLAQSFAGRAGHFIEPVIKPLGYDWKIGIGLIGSFAAREVFVNTMSVVYAVQAEEDDDLMPVRDRIREERRPDGTLVYTPLVCISLLVFYVFAMQCISTMAIVKRETGSWGWMWFQLGFMTGTAYLLSLAVYQVGTALGY
- a CDS encoding FeoA family protein, with product MHATSTLSKLPIGQTGIIQSMPTGRAGLTRLRELGLTPGAKVTMVRRAPLGEPIEITVRGSHLAMRNHEAADISITLA
- a CDS encoding ABC transporter permease, which codes for MPTRLITAFVLLFLHAPLVVLMVNSVNGSRFGGEWEGFTWKWYERLWEADEVWESLWLTLKIAVLSSLAAMVLGTLAAWVLHQFRSRLQTVHQGLVTLPLALPDLLMGMSLLALFVALGVETGMMTIWIAHVTFCVSYVTLVVLGRLQDFDFTLLDAARDLGASRGQTVRRVLLPLLLPGILAGGLLAFTLSMDDYVITFFVSGPGTTTLPLRVASMMKTSRNLPVINALSTLMIIATFLLAAASFRLQRSRGH
- a CDS encoding DUF5069 domain-containing protein, translating into MKHYIWDSYFVELFDACVDEYDEGNTDFESWFSDEDQDFLKAIGCREREFFDFVEDNVSSAGEDPTAITALLVAGVRRDYFLTVQKGVSSTTVIVPSELPAKTADLAGFVWLPRIIAKARAKLKGEMDPDTMFCCGGDRAFLSKHDIHPADFLRVVWAAHDDDQKIVDYVKSRQA
- a CDS encoding sterol desaturase family protein, producing MELFREQLLLLVTVPVILGAILLEIIVTHFHGIRAYTKRETLTNFYMAALNGSLDLLLRAVLVLPLLLWCWNRRVMDLEQGWVYWIALFLLQDLAYYVLHFVDHHCRLFWAVHVTHHSSEEFNLTTGFRSSVFQPVYRTFYFLPIAWLGFEPLDILFMYAATQIYGSLIHTERIRSMGWLEHVLVTPSHHRVHHASNGRYLDKNMGMCLIVWDRLFGTFQAELPEEPVRYGLTRKIEDRGPVNIVLHEWRDMWADVKRSSLPWWKRLGYVLRGPGWKAGE